A single Cucumis melo cultivar AY chromosome 4, USDA_Cmelo_AY_1.0, whole genome shotgun sequence DNA region contains:
- the LOC103503488 gene encoding probable serine/threonine-protein kinase PBL19, producing MGCFFNLHRKTKIKRGGDSVKELNRSNKADRKPTNRGIEALETLPTPRSIPELYKEKEHTLRVFTFEELKIATNGFSRLLRIGEGGFGSVYRGQIRLEGDQGEEIIVAIKRLKSNSSQGHKQWLAEVQFLGVVSHPNLVKLLGYCSEDGERGIQRLLVYEFMSNGSLEDHLFSRSRTLLTWKTRLQIILGAAQGLAYLHEGLEVQVIYRDFKSSNVLLDEEFSPKLSDFGLAREGPTGDHTHVSTAVVGTYGYAAPEYVVTGHLTMQSDIWSFGVVLYEILTGRRTLERNRPTGEQKLLEWVKQFPINSKSFKTIIDPRLQNQYNLAAARKIANLASQCLNKTAKDRPTMSKVVEILKQALEESEKNVQL from the exons ATGGGTTGTTTCTTCAATTTACATCGCAAAACCAAGATTAAGAGAGGGGGAGATTCGGTGAAGGAGCTTAATCGAAGTAATAAAGCGGATCGTAAACCTACCAATCGAGGGATTGAAGCACTGGAAACTTTGCCTACGCCCCGGAGTATACCTGAGTTGTACAAAGAAAAAGAGCATACTCTGAGAGTTTTCACTTTTGAAGAGCTCAAAATTGCGACTAATGGGTTCAGCAGGTTGCTTAGGATTGGAGAAGGTGGATTTGGGAGCGTATATAGGGGGCAGATTAGGCTTGAAGGTGATCAGGGAGAGGAAATTATAGTTGCTATCAAGCGACTTAAGTCAAATAGCTCACAG GGTCACAAACAATGGCTTGCAGAAGTTCAATTTCTTGGTGTTGTTAGTCATCCAAATCTGGTAAAACTTTTGGGATATTGTTCAGAAGATGGAGAAAGAGGGATCCAACGACTGTTGGTCTATGAATTCATGTCTAATGGAAGCTTAGAAGATCATCTCTTTAGCAGGAGTAGGACTCTTTTGACTTGGAAAACTAGGCTACAGATTATCCTTGGTGCAGCTCAAGGATTAGCTTATTTACATGAAGGATTAGAAGTCCAG GTGATTTATCGCGACTTCAAATCATCAAATGTACTATTGGATGAAGAATTCTCTCCTAAACTTTCGGATTTTGGGCTTGCTAGAGAAGGACCAACTGGTGATCACACACATGTGTCCACTGCA GTGGTTGGGACATATGGATATGCAGCACCTGAGTATGTCGTCACAGGACATCTAACAATGCAAAGTGACATATGGAGTTTTGGAGTAGTGTTGTATGAGATCCTAACAGGCAGGCGAACTCTTGAAAGAAACCGCCCAACTGGAGAGCAAAAGCTACTGGAGTGGGTGAAACAATTTCCTATAAATAGTAAAAGTTTCAAGACGATAATAGATCCTCGGCTTCAAAATCAGTATAACCTGGCAGCAGCTCGAAAAATTGCCAATTTAGCCAGTCAATGTCTCAACAAGACTGCAAAAGATCGACCAACAATGTCGAAGGTCGTTGAAATCCTGAAGCAAGCACTAGAAGAGTCAGAGAAGAATGTTCAGTTATGA
- the LOC103503490 gene encoding uncharacterized protein LOC103503490, whose product MGKSFTLIQTIATAGAFSAISFWYGFMFGRESARKDLGDLIQDLRRGVSKSDSSSETPQS is encoded by the exons ATGGGGAAATCCTTCACTCTGATTCAGACAATTGCGACTGCCGGAGCCTTCTCTGCGATTTCATTCTG GTATGGTTTCATGTTTGGAAGAGAGTCCGCTCGTAAAGACTTGGGAGATTTGATTCAAGATCTACGCCGAGGAGTCTCTAAATCCGATTCTTCTTCCGAAACTCCTCAGTCTTGA